One Actinosynnema pretiosum DNA segment encodes these proteins:
- a CDS encoding zinc-ribbon domain-containing protein, with product MVIWGWRTKAFLLGMVTLLCSRCGNPAAQAVHKLVTKFTLFFIPLFPVRIKRVVQCTFCGAEGKLTKEQAEQLIAQGAGQPPAQPHPAQQPQHPGYF from the coding sequence ATGGTCATCTGGGGTTGGCGCACGAAGGCGTTCCTGCTGGGGATGGTGACGCTGCTGTGCTCGCGGTGCGGGAACCCGGCGGCCCAGGCCGTGCACAAGCTGGTCACCAAGTTCACGCTGTTCTTCATCCCGCTGTTCCCGGTGCGGATCAAGCGCGTCGTGCAGTGCACGTTCTGCGGCGCGGAGGGCAAGCTGACCAAGGAGCAGGCCGAGCAGCTGATCGCGCAGGGCGCCGGTCAGCCGCCCGCGCAGCCGCATCCCGCGCAGCAGCCGCAGCACCCCGGTTACTTCTGA
- a CDS encoding M20 family metallopeptidase, which yields MTGALLEAARAALPEMLDDLRRYVEVETPSDDKAALSRGLSFVDGLVVERIGPADSSSTVDGGVHGDVRVLDFAGSAAAPVLLLAHYDTVWPLGTLAEIPFAVDGDRITGPGVFDMKAGLVQLLWAVRIARAAGLALPPLRLVLNGDEEIGSPASREVIEAAAVGVRGALVFEAAAGPEGAVKTARKGVGVFTVRAEGVESHAGLDPTRGASAVDELARAVLTLHAAQDLDAGTSVNVGVIGGGTRSNVIAGSAFGEVDVRVSSLAEITRVEGVLAGLTARHPKASLTVEGGWNRPVMERTPATAELHAVAGAAAEGLGLSLPEVAVGGASDGNFVAALGVGVLDGFGAIGDGAHARHEHATVSGLVTRTALTAAVLHALA from the coding sequence GTGACAGGGGCACTGCTGGAGGCGGCGCGGGCCGCGCTGCCGGAGATGCTGGACGACCTGCGCCGGTACGTGGAGGTCGAGACGCCCAGCGACGACAAGGCGGCGCTGTCGCGCGGTCTGTCCTTCGTGGACGGTCTGGTCGTCGAGCGGATCGGCCCCGCCGACTCGTCGTCCACAGTGGACGGTGGGGTGCACGGGGACGTGCGGGTGCTGGACTTCGCGGGCAGCGCCGCCGCCCCGGTGCTGCTGCTGGCGCACTACGACACGGTGTGGCCGCTGGGCACGCTCGCGGAGATCCCGTTCGCGGTCGACGGCGACCGGATCACCGGGCCGGGCGTGTTCGACATGAAGGCCGGGCTGGTGCAGCTGCTCTGGGCGGTGCGGATCGCCCGCGCCGCCGGTCTGGCCCTGCCGCCGCTGCGGCTGGTGCTCAACGGCGACGAGGAGATCGGCTCGCCCGCGTCGCGGGAGGTGATCGAGGCGGCGGCGGTCGGCGTGCGCGGGGCGCTGGTGTTCGAGGCGGCGGCGGGTCCGGAGGGCGCGGTGAAGACGGCGCGCAAGGGGGTCGGCGTGTTCACCGTGCGCGCCGAGGGCGTCGAGTCGCACGCGGGCCTGGACCCGACCAGGGGCGCGAGCGCGGTGGACGAGCTGGCGCGGGCCGTGCTGACCCTGCACGCCGCGCAGGACCTGGACGCCGGGACCAGCGTGAACGTCGGCGTGATCGGCGGCGGCACGCGGTCGAACGTGATCGCGGGCAGCGCGTTCGGCGAGGTCGACGTGCGGGTGTCGAGCCTGGCGGAGATCACCAGGGTGGAGGGCGTGCTCGCCGGTCTGACCGCGCGCCACCCGAAGGCGTCGCTGACCGTGGAGGGCGGCTGGAACCGCCCGGTCATGGAGCGCACCCCGGCCACCGCCGAGCTGCACGCCGTGGCAGGCGCGGCGGCCGAGGGGCTGGGCCTTTCGCTGCCGGAGGTGGCGGTGGGCGGCGCGAGCGACGGGAACTTCGTGGCGGCGCTGGGCGTCGGCGTGCTGGACGGCTTCGGCGCGATCGGCGACGGGGCGCACGCCAGGCACGAGCACGCCACCGTCTCCGGGCTGGTGACCCGCACCGCGCTCACGGCGGCGGTGCTGCACGCGCTGGCCTGA
- a CDS encoding MFS transporter, whose amino-acid sequence MPADTDVRPAREDVRARAAVAAMFFTNGALIANLIPRYPEIKAELGMGNSAYGLAVAAFPAGAIVAGLAAGVLVRRFGSARVAVVSTALAGLGVIAAGLAPVTLVFAAAGFVAGAMDSITDVAQNAHGLRVQRRYGRSIINSFHAVWSIGAVTGGAMSAGAIALGIDRAPHLIGAVALLAVVALVALRFSLPGPEDAEQPEPAAAGGAGRFASAGRVVPVLAALVLIATAGTLVEDAGNSWAAIYLGGLGAPAALAASGYIALVGTQFIGRISGDRLVDRFGQRTVARAGGIVVAVGFGLALALPTVPGTVVGFAAAGLGIATLVPAAMHEADELPGLRPGTGLTVVSWLMRLGFLLSPPVVGLIADASSLRLGLVVVPIAGALVVLLAGVLKQERANA is encoded by the coding sequence ATGCCAGCTGACACCGATGTCCGCCCCGCTCGGGAGGACGTCCGGGCCCGCGCCGCCGTGGCCGCGATGTTCTTCACCAACGGGGCCCTGATCGCCAACCTCATCCCGCGCTACCCGGAGATCAAGGCCGAGCTGGGCATGGGCAACTCCGCCTACGGCCTCGCCGTCGCCGCGTTCCCGGCGGGCGCGATCGTGGCCGGGCTCGCCGCGGGCGTGCTGGTGCGCCGGTTCGGCTCGGCCAGGGTCGCCGTCGTGAGCACCGCGCTCGCCGGCCTCGGCGTCATCGCGGCGGGCCTGGCCCCGGTCACGCTGGTGTTCGCCGCGGCCGGGTTCGTCGCGGGCGCGATGGACTCGATCACCGACGTGGCCCAGAACGCGCACGGCCTGCGCGTGCAGCGCCGCTACGGCCGCTCCATCATCAACTCCTTCCACGCCGTCTGGTCCATCGGCGCGGTCACCGGCGGGGCCATGTCGGCGGGCGCGATCGCGCTCGGGATCGACCGGGCGCCGCACCTGATCGGCGCGGTCGCGCTGCTGGCCGTCGTGGCGCTGGTCGCCCTGCGGTTCAGCCTGCCCGGCCCGGAGGACGCGGAGCAGCCCGAACCCGCCGCCGCCGGGGGCGCGGGTCGGTTCGCCTCGGCGGGCCGGGTCGTGCCGGTGCTCGCCGCGCTCGTGCTCATCGCCACGGCGGGCACCCTCGTGGAGGACGCGGGCAACTCGTGGGCCGCCATCTACCTCGGCGGGCTCGGCGCGCCCGCCGCGCTCGCCGCCTCCGGCTACATCGCGCTCGTGGGCACCCAGTTCATCGGCCGGATCAGCGGCGACCGGCTGGTCGACCGGTTCGGCCAGCGCACCGTGGCCAGGGCGGGCGGGATCGTCGTCGCGGTCGGCTTCGGGCTCGCGCTCGCCCTGCCGACCGTGCCCGGCACCGTCGTGGGCTTCGCGGCGGCGGGCCTGGGCATCGCCACGCTGGTGCCCGCCGCGATGCACGAGGCGGACGAGCTGCCGGGGCTGCGGCCGGGCACCGGGCTGACCGTGGTGTCCTGGCTGATGCGCCTGGGCTTCCTGCTGTCCCCGCCGGTCGTCGGGCTCATCGCGGACGCGTCGAGCCTGCGCCTGGGGCTGGTGGTCGTGCCGATCGCGGGCGCGCTGGTCGTGCTGCTCGCGGGCGTGCTCAAGCAGGAGCGCGCGAACGCCTGA
- a CDS encoding TetR/AcrR family transcriptional regulator, which translates to MDEDDAGTGAPAPARGPGSRRPDPGRRDRIIDACLDVIAEVGVDGASHRGIAAAAGVPLGSMTYHFDGMRQLLREAFGRFAGAVAAGFEARMAAAADADEAAAAVVEIITVDTLSTQRDLVLTHELYTLAARDPECRDITNAWMAASRRALERHFDPLTARLLDALIEGMSIHRALDTEPHDRAAAVAAVERITGRTGGRAAGRVAG; encoded by the coding sequence GTGGACGAGGACGACGCGGGGACCGGCGCCCCGGCACCCGCGCGGGGACCGGGTTCGCGCAGGCCCGACCCCGGCAGGCGGGACCGGATCATCGACGCCTGCCTGGACGTGATCGCCGAGGTCGGGGTGGACGGGGCCTCGCACCGGGGCATCGCCGCCGCGGCCGGGGTGCCGCTGGGGTCGATGACCTACCACTTCGACGGGATGCGGCAACTGCTGCGCGAGGCGTTCGGCCGGTTCGCGGGCGCCGTGGCCGCCGGGTTCGAGGCGCGCATGGCCGCCGCCGCGGACGCCGACGAGGCCGCCGCGGCGGTCGTGGAGATCATCACCGTGGACACCCTGAGCACCCAGCGGGACCTGGTGCTCACGCACGAGCTGTACACCCTGGCCGCGCGCGACCCGGAGTGCCGGGACATCACCAACGCGTGGATGGCGGCCAGCAGGCGCGCGCTGGAGCGGCACTTCGACCCGCTCACGGCCAGGCTGCTCGACGCCCTGATCGAGGGGATGTCCATCCACCGCGCGCTGGACACCGAGCCGCACGACCGGGCCGCCGCCGTGGCCGCCGTCGAGCGGATCACCGGGCGGACCGGTGGACGCGCTGCCGGACGGGTCGCCGGGTAG
- a CDS encoding GTP cyclohydrolase II, whose translation MATDFPATPSATVRTRVRVPLRFPDGYSTTADVLTFRGLADEREHLLLGLGDWETAVALAGRGGTAPLVRPHSECLTGDVFGSQRCDCGPQLREAVERIATTGGFLLYLRQEGRGIGLYAKLDAYALQDSGMDTYEANVALGRGEDERDYRAAAQMLLAAGVDRVRLLSNNPDKAVQLQGYGVAVTERVPTGVHLSDANARYLTAKRDHTAHTLDLAHPVAHPRLGDVVGAELAS comes from the coding sequence ATGGCCACCGACTTCCCCGCGACCCCCTCCGCCACCGTGCGCACCAGGGTCCGCGTCCCCCTGCGCTTCCCCGACGGCTACAGCACCACCGCCGACGTGCTCACCTTCCGCGGCCTGGCCGACGAGCGCGAGCACCTGCTCCTGGGCCTGGGCGACTGGGAGACAGCCGTGGCGCTCGCCGGTCGGGGCGGGACCGCTCCCCTGGTCCGCCCGCACAGCGAGTGCCTCACCGGCGACGTGTTCGGCTCGCAGCGCTGCGACTGCGGCCCGCAGCTGCGCGAGGCCGTCGAGCGCATCGCGACCACCGGCGGGTTCCTGCTCTACCTGCGCCAGGAGGGGCGCGGCATCGGCCTGTACGCCAAGCTCGACGCCTACGCGCTCCAGGACTCCGGCATGGACACCTACGAGGCCAACGTGGCGCTGGGCCGGGGCGAGGACGAGCGCGACTACCGCGCCGCCGCGCAGATGCTGCTCGCCGCGGGCGTCGACCGCGTCCGGCTGCTGAGCAACAACCCCGACAAGGCCGTCCAGCTCCAGGGCTACGGCGTCGCGGTCACCGAGCGGGTCCCCACCGGCGTCCACCTCTCCGACGCCAACGCCCGCTACCTGACCGCCAAGCGCGACCACACCGCGCACACCCTCGACCTGGCCCACCCGGTCGCGCACCCCCGGCTGGGGGACGTGGTCGGGGCCGAGCTGGCCTCGTGA
- a CDS encoding SDR family NAD(P)-dependent oxidoreductase has translation MNVLEDKVAVVTGANAGIGLAIARAYHAEGARVFVTGRRQAQLDAVEAELGPRVTGIRCDVGDLADLDALYAAVAERAGRIDVLVANAGIGITAPLGEITEEQFDAMFTTNVKGSLFTVQKALPLLAPGASIIFTGSSAATRPQPYLPVYGATKAAIRNLVRGFAHGAGAGGYRVNVLSPGGTRTQGLIDLVPAAELDAAGATIPLGRLAEPEEIAAAAVFLASDASSYVNGAELAVDGGAAQI, from the coding sequence ATGAACGTTCTCGAGGACAAGGTCGCGGTCGTGACCGGGGCGAACGCGGGCATCGGCCTGGCGATCGCGCGGGCCTACCACGCCGAGGGCGCGCGGGTCTTCGTCACCGGCCGCCGCCAGGCCCAGCTCGACGCGGTCGAGGCCGAGCTGGGTCCGAGGGTGACCGGGATCCGCTGCGACGTCGGCGACCTGGCCGACCTCGACGCGCTCTACGCGGCGGTCGCGGAGCGGGCGGGGCGGATCGACGTGCTCGTCGCCAACGCCGGGATCGGGATCACCGCCCCGCTGGGCGAGATCACCGAGGAGCAGTTCGACGCCATGTTCACCACCAACGTCAAGGGCTCGCTGTTCACCGTGCAGAAGGCGCTGCCGCTGCTGGCCCCCGGCGCGTCGATCATCTTCACCGGGTCGTCGGCCGCCACCCGCCCGCAGCCGTACCTGCCGGTGTACGGGGCGACCAAGGCCGCGATCCGCAACCTGGTCCGGGGCTTCGCCCACGGCGCGGGGGCGGGCGGGTACCGGGTCAACGTGCTCTCCCCCGGCGGCACCCGCACCCAGGGCCTGATCGACCTGGTCCCGGCCGCCGAGCTGGACGCGGCGGGGGCGACGATCCCGCTCGGCAGGCTGGCCGAGCCCGAGGAGATCGCGGCGGCGGCGGTCTTCCTGGCCTCGGACGCCTCCAGCTACGTCAACGGAGCCGAGCTGGCGGTCGACGGCGGGGCCGCCCAGATCTGA
- the ribD gene encoding bifunctional diaminohydroxyphosphoribosylaminopyrimidine deaminase/5-amino-6-(5-phosphoribosylamino)uracil reductase RibD, with protein MLTEHEAMARALELAATPGVPLGPNPRVGCVLLADDGTVVAEGHHRGAGTAHAEADALARAGAAARGTTAVVTLEPCNHTGRTGPCARALVEAGVRRVVFAQSDPNPVATGGTRTLRDAGIEVEHGLMADRARELNRAWVFGVEHGRPLVTWKFAASLDGRSAAADGTSRWISNSVARADVHRLRAGCDVVLVGAGTAVVDDPRLTVRGPDDAPLAHQPLRAVLGERELPQALRLFDGSAEVALLRTRDPGTALAELFERGRRHVFLEGGPTVAAAFLRAGLVDEIVAYVAPVLLGAGRAAAGDLGITGIGAALRPVVTDVTVLAGGDGEEPNVRFTLTPA; from the coding sequence GTGCTGACCGAACACGAGGCGATGGCGCGGGCGCTGGAGCTGGCCGCGACGCCGGGGGTCCCGCTGGGGCCCAACCCCCGCGTGGGGTGCGTGCTGCTGGCCGACGACGGGACGGTGGTCGCCGAGGGCCACCACCGGGGCGCCGGGACCGCGCACGCCGAGGCCGACGCGCTGGCCAGGGCGGGCGCCGCCGCGCGCGGGACCACCGCCGTGGTGACGCTGGAGCCGTGCAACCACACCGGCCGGACCGGGCCGTGCGCCCGCGCGCTGGTGGAGGCCGGGGTGCGGCGGGTCGTCTTCGCCCAGTCCGACCCGAACCCGGTCGCCACCGGGGGGACGCGGACCCTGCGGGACGCCGGGATCGAGGTCGAGCACGGGCTGATGGCCGACCGCGCCCGCGAGCTGAACCGGGCCTGGGTGTTCGGCGTCGAGCACGGGCGACCGCTGGTGACCTGGAAGTTCGCCGCGAGCCTCGACGGGCGCAGCGCGGCGGCGGACGGCACCAGCAGGTGGATCTCGAACTCGGTCGCGCGCGCCGACGTGCACCGGCTGCGCGCGGGCTGCGACGTGGTGCTCGTGGGCGCCGGGACGGCCGTGGTGGACGACCCCCGGCTGACCGTGCGCGGCCCCGACGACGCCCCGCTCGCGCACCAGCCGCTGCGCGCGGTGCTGGGCGAGCGGGAGCTGCCGCAGGCGCTGCGGCTGTTCGACGGGTCGGCGGAGGTGGCGCTGCTGCGCACCCGCGACCCGGGGACCGCGCTGGCCGAGCTGTTCGAGCGCGGTCGCAGGCACGTGTTCCTGGAGGGCGGGCCGACCGTGGCCGCCGCGTTCCTGCGGGCGGGCCTGGTCGACGAGATCGTCGCGTACGTGGCCCCGGTGCTGCTGGGCGCGGGCCGGGCCGCCGCGGGCGACCTGGGGATCACCGGCATCGGCGCGGCGCTGCGCCCGGTGGTGACCGACGTGACCGTGCTCGCCGGGGGCGACGGGGAGGAGCCGAACGTCCGCTTCACCCTGACCCCCGCCTGA
- a CDS encoding MarR family winged helix-turn-helix transcriptional regulator yields the protein MTADLGRAGPGSADLGGADPGSADPEADGADAPRWLDGPEMAAWLALLRVVSVLPQALDRQLRDEVGISHTYYSMLAVLSDHPDRTLSMGELARLAATSPSRLTHAIAAMEKRGWVRRRQCGADRRVQYATLTDDGLTVLRRVAPAHVAEVRRLVFDRLDPRRVEELRAIASLLADGLAEECGTPRGHERDGLC from the coding sequence GTGACGGCGGACCTCGGCCGGGCCGGACCCGGCAGCGCAGATCTTGGCGGCGCCGACCCCGGCAGCGCCGACCCGGAGGCCGACGGCGCGGACGCCCCGCGCTGGCTGGACGGCCCCGAGATGGCCGCGTGGCTGGCGCTGCTGCGGGTCGTCAGCGTGCTCCCGCAGGCCCTCGACCGGCAGCTGCGGGACGAGGTCGGGATCAGCCACACCTACTACTCGATGCTGGCCGTGCTCTCCGACCACCCGGACCGCACGCTCAGCATGGGCGAGCTGGCCAGGCTCGCCGCGACCAGCCCGTCCCGCCTCACCCACGCGATCGCCGCGATGGAGAAGCGCGGGTGGGTGCGCCGCAGGCAGTGCGGCGCGGACCGCAGGGTGCAGTACGCGACCCTGACGGACGACGGGCTGACCGTGCTGCGGCGCGTCGCGCCCGCGCACGTGGCCGAGGTGCGCAGGCTGGTGTTCGACCGGCTCGACCCGCGGCGGGTCGAGGAGCTGCGGGCGATCGCCTCGCTGCTGGCCGACGGGTTGGCCGAGGAGTGCGGGACGCCACGAGGGCACGAGAGGGACGGGCTGTGCTGA